One Leucoraja erinacea ecotype New England chromosome 5, Leri_hhj_1, whole genome shotgun sequence DNA segment encodes these proteins:
- the pou3f2b gene encoding POU domain, class 3, transcription factor 2, whose protein sequence is MATTASNHYITSGNILTSNSIVHAAEPGSMQQGTAYRDAQKLVQNDYMQSNGHPLSHAHQWLTALSHAEGSPWSAGVAASPLGQQDIKPTVQTGRDELHSGGTLHHRPPHMVHQHGNHHGAWGNTTSPHIPSMASNGQSLIYSQPGFTVNGMINPASTQGMHHGLREAHEEHHHGDHGQHHQQQHQQQQQQHHQQQQQHHQHQGHEHSDEDTPTSDDLEQFAKQFKQRRIKLGFTQADVGLALGTLYGNVFSQTTICRFEALQLSFKNMCKLKPLLNKWLEEADSSSGSPTSIDKIAAQGRKRKKRTSIEVSVKGALESHFLKCPKPSAPEITSLADSLQLEKEVVRVWFCNRRQKEKRMTPPGGAHPGAEDVYGARDTPPSHHGVQTSVQ, encoded by the coding sequence ATGGCGACCACAGCATCAAATCATTACATTACGAGCGGCAATATCCTCACCTCCAACTCCATCGTGCACGCCGCCGAGCCGGGGAGCATGCAACAAGGGACAGCCTACAGGGATGCACAGAAACTGGTCCAGAATGATTACATGCAAAGCAATGGGCACCCTCTCAGCCACGCTCACCAATGGTTAACCGCTCTCTCACACGCCGAGGGATCTCCGTGGTCGGCCGGCGTGGCGGCCAGTCCCCTCGGCCAGCAAGACATCAAGCCCACGGTGCAAACGGGGAGGGACGAACTCCACAGTGGGGGCACTTTGCACCACCGGCCGCCTCACATGGTGCACCAGCACGGCAACCACCACGGTGCATGGGGCAACACCACCTCACCCCACATCCCCAGCATGGCATCCAACGGCCAAAGTCTCATCTACTCGCAGCCGGGCTTCACGGTCAATGGCATGATCAACCCGGCATCGACCCAAGGCATGCACCATGGGCTGAGGGAAGCCCACGAGGAGCATCACCACGGGGACCACGGTCAACATCACCAACAGcaacatcagcagcagcagcagcagcaccaccagcagcagcagcagcaccaccagCATCAGGGTCACGAGCACTCGGACGAGGACACCCCTACCTCGGACGACTTGGAACAGTTCGCCAAGCAGTTCAAACAGAGGAGGATCAAGCTAGGATTTACCCAAGCCGACGTGGGACTAGCTCTTGGGACGCTCTACGGCAATGTCTTCTCGCAGACTACCATCTGCAGGTTCGAAGCGCTTCAGCTGAGCTTTAAAAACATGTGCAAACTCAAACCCTTGTTGAACAAGTGGCTGGAGGAGGCCGACTCGTCGTCCGGAAGCCCCACCAGCATCGACAAAATCGCTGCCCAAGgcagaaagaggaaaaagaggaCCTCGATCGAGGTGAGCGTCAAGGGAGCTTTGGAGAGCCATTTTTTGAAGTGCCCGAAGCCCTCGGCCCCGGAGATCACTTCTCTGGCGGACAGTCTGCAGCTGGAGAAAGAGGTGGTCAGGGTTTGGTTTTGTAACAGAAGACAAAAAGAGAAACGAATGACTCCTCCCGGAGGAGCACACCCCGGAGCCGAGGATGTATATGGGGCGAGGGACACCCCGCCGTCACACCATGGGGTTCAGACTTCTGTACAGTGA